A part of Rhinoderma darwinii isolate aRhiDar2 chromosome 1, aRhiDar2.hap1, whole genome shotgun sequence genomic DNA contains:
- the LOC142742917 gene encoding taste receptor type 2 member 40-like yields the protein MPPTFIVASMTILGASTIFGVFANLLIVTVNVVDKVRGRKLNPSDLIMVTLGAFNIFFQFIMLINDYVSFLDNDLYGSEKIYTFFTILLILPIFSSFWITVCLSIYYYLQILIFTHPFLTRLKLGVSRLIPKLLMASVFTSVANGIPAAWYRHKDHLSLNIFTNQSFELTIPKVNIAYMLPSTIISCSLPLTLIGIANGIIIKTLLSHRHKEDRNANGNLSPRAEARIHAARTIGSLLLLYIAFYVSEVLLFIDTFPRNSPGFCACLMVIYFYPPAQSVVLILGSPKLKQISLALLRCLFSKEQPKTLEILFIKL from the coding sequence ATGCCTCCTACTTTTATTGTAGCTTCCATGACTATTTTGGGAGCAAGCACAATATTTGGGGTGTTCGCCAACTTACTGATTGTCACTGTGAATGTCGTTGACAAGGTCAGAGGCAGGAAGCTCAATCCATCGGACCTCATTATGGTGACTCTTGGTGCATTTAATATATTTTTCCAGTTTATTATGCTTATTAATGACTATGTGAGTTTTTTGGACAATGACCTCTATGGTTCTGAAAAAATCTATACTTTTTTTACAATTCTGCTGATTCTGCCTATATTTTCCAGTTTCTGGATCACAGTTTGTCTCTCTATCTACTACTACTTGCAGATCCTCATTTTCACTCATCCATTCCTAACCCGTCTTAAATTAGGAGTTTCTCGGCTTATACCAAAACTACTCATGGCTTCAGTTTTTACTTCAGTGGCTAATGGCATACCCGCTGCCTGGTATCGACACAAAGACCATCTTAGTTTAAACATATTTACTAATCAGAGTTTTGAACTTACTATTCCCAAAGTTAACATTGCGTATATGCTCCCCAGCACTATTATCAGCTGTTCGCTTCCATTGACTCTCATAGGCATTGCCAATGGCATCATTATTAAAACATTGCTTTCACACAGACACAAGGAGGACAGGAATGCAAATGGCAACCTTAGTCCGAGAGCAGAAGCTCGTATACATGCAGCTAGGACGATTGGGAGTCTCCTCCTGCTATATATTGCATTTTATGTATCTGAGGTTCTACTGTTTATAGATACTTTCCCTAGGAATAGTCCTGGATTCTGTGCCTGTCTGATGGTAATTTATTTCTATCCTCCAGCACAGTCTGTTGTTCTGATACTGGGAAGCCCCAAGCTTAAACAAATCTCTCTTGCTTTATTAAGATGTTTATTCAGTAAAGAACAACCAAAAACCCTAGAGATCTTATTTATCAAGCTCTGA